Proteins found in one Alicyclobacillus cycloheptanicus genomic segment:
- a CDS encoding type I restriction-modification system subunit M gives MRGSVAPANYKHIVLPLIFLRYLSLKYDKRRAQLEQMLDDPESELYSDDPEFREEILSDPHEYRSEHVYVVPEEAHWSYIVNNAKQPNIKEILDNAMLLIEKENPDLEGVMPRIYQSSNLPAENLGELIRIFSRDAFSAQNSDSVDILGRVYEYFIGNFASSEGNRAGEFFTPSSIVKLLVAMLDPKQGTVFDPACGTGGMFIQSEQYTKQKHALSFYGQENIETTLRLGKMNVLLHGINADIRLGDSLLNDQFEGQQFDYVIANPPFNMKLWGADKIQHNDPRLIGPVTDSNANYAWIQHFLYHVKDGGTAGFVMANGAMTTNTTGEKEVRQRLIEDGYVDCIVQMPEKLFFTTGIPCALFFLSKNRDGQKGFRARKNEILFIDARQRGTMVSRRQKALDQEEIDEIAGIYHAYRTNGGAYQDVPGLCKVATLDDVRANDYKLTPGIYVGTGVGEEDDVPFEEKMAELTTRLYEQFQESIRLQSEILEHLQNVNMEVSET, from the coding sequence ATGCGGGGCAGTGTAGCACCCGCTAACTACAAGCACATCGTCTTACCGCTCATCTTCCTGCGCTATCTATCGTTGAAGTATGACAAGCGTCGGGCTCAACTGGAGCAAATGTTGGATGACCCGGAGAGTGAACTGTATTCGGACGATCCCGAGTTCCGTGAGGAGATCCTCTCTGATCCCCACGAATACCGTTCAGAACACGTGTACGTGGTGCCGGAAGAGGCGCATTGGTCGTACATTGTAAACAACGCGAAACAGCCGAACATCAAAGAGATCCTGGATAATGCCATGCTTCTAATCGAGAAGGAGAACCCGGACCTCGAAGGTGTTATGCCCCGAATCTACCAATCGAGCAACCTGCCTGCCGAGAACCTCGGGGAACTCATCCGGATTTTCTCCCGTGATGCATTCAGTGCCCAGAACAGCGACAGTGTAGACATTTTGGGAAGAGTGTACGAGTACTTCATTGGCAACTTCGCGAGTTCGGAAGGGAACCGGGCCGGGGAATTCTTCACTCCGTCCAGCATTGTCAAACTCCTCGTTGCGATGCTTGATCCCAAACAGGGAACAGTATTCGATCCTGCCTGCGGGACCGGAGGTATGTTCATTCAGTCAGAGCAGTACACAAAACAGAAACATGCCCTGTCGTTTTACGGGCAAGAGAACATCGAGACGACACTTCGCCTCGGTAAAATGAACGTCTTACTGCACGGGATTAACGCGGACATTCGATTAGGGGATTCGCTGCTTAACGACCAGTTCGAAGGGCAGCAGTTTGACTACGTGATCGCGAACCCGCCGTTCAACATGAAACTGTGGGGAGCAGACAAGATTCAGCATAACGACCCGCGTCTCATTGGTCCCGTTACGGACAGCAACGCGAATTATGCCTGGATCCAGCACTTCCTCTACCATGTGAAGGACGGCGGGACGGCTGGGTTTGTGATGGCAAACGGAGCCATGACGACGAACACGACCGGGGAGAAGGAAGTCCGGCAACGACTAATTGAAGATGGTTATGTGGACTGCATCGTGCAGATGCCGGAGAAATTATTCTTCACAACGGGCATCCCGTGCGCGTTATTTTTCCTCAGCAAGAATCGGGATGGGCAGAAGGGGTTCCGGGCTCGGAAAAACGAGATTCTCTTCATCGACGCGAGGCAAAGGGGTACGATGGTCAGCCGAAGACAGAAGGCGCTTGACCAGGAAGAGATTGACGAGATTGCAGGCATCTATCATGCGTACCGGACGAACGGCGGTGCTTATCAGGATGTCCCGGGGCTTTGCAAAGTAGCCACGTTGGACGATGTTCGGGCGAACGATTACAAGTTGACTCCGGGGATATATGTCGGGACTGGCGTTGGGGAAGAAGACGACGTGCCCTTTGAAGAGAAGATGGCTGAGTTGACGACACGTCTATATGAACAGTTTCAGGAGTCGATTAGGTTACAAAGTGAAATTCTAGAGCACCTCCAGAATGTAAATATGGAGGTATCTGAAACGTGA
- a CDS encoding restriction endonuclease subunit S codes for MKWPTTRLGDVCNVIPGFAFKSADFSSVGIPVVKIKNITGDLTVNLQDVDYLPEKLMSSRLNRYVLRNGDVLVAMTGATAGKIGKVRAECPLLLNQRVAKIEAVRAESGFIWAVLSSREYQEKMYNLAYGSAQPNMSGRQIEDMEIPLPSLVVQRCISDIICSLDDKIELNRRMNETLEQMAMALYKHWFVDFGPFQDGEFVESELGLIPKGWEVSTVGRVSENFDSRRVPMSSRERAKRHGEFPYYGAADVVDYVDDYLFDGVYLLVGEDGSVTKPNGKPYLQYVEGKIWVNNHAHVLQGRGLVSTEWLRVYFETLDISRYVTGAVQPKLTKGNLNSLKFLLPTEDHGLAFKESIAPLFDLVRSNVRENALLIQTRDYLLPRLLSGEIDLPEAEEKVKEVM; via the coding sequence GTGAAATGGCCGACCACGAGATTGGGAGACGTATGCAATGTTATTCCCGGGTTTGCTTTTAAAAGCGCGGATTTCTCAAGTGTCGGAATTCCCGTGGTCAAAATCAAGAACATTACTGGGGACTTAACAGTTAACCTCCAGGACGTTGATTACTTGCCGGAAAAACTAATGTCCTCGCGGTTAAATCGTTACGTGTTGCGTAATGGAGACGTCCTTGTTGCGATGACAGGCGCTACCGCAGGAAAAATCGGTAAGGTTAGGGCCGAATGCCCACTACTACTGAACCAACGGGTAGCAAAAATTGAGGCGGTCAGAGCAGAATCTGGTTTTATCTGGGCTGTGTTGAGTAGCCGTGAATACCAAGAAAAGATGTATAACCTAGCATATGGGTCGGCACAGCCCAACATGAGTGGTCGACAAATTGAAGACATGGAGATACCCCTTCCATCGCTGGTGGTTCAGCGCTGCATATCCGATATTATTTGTTCTCTTGACGACAAAATCGAACTGAACCGTCGCATGAATGAAACGCTTGAACAAATGGCGATGGCGCTTTACAAACACTGGTTTGTAGATTTCGGCCCCTTCCAGGATGGGGAGTTTGTCGAGTCAGAATTGGGATTGATTCCGAAGGGGTGGGAAGTGTCCACTGTTGGGCGAGTTTCAGAGAACTTTGATTCTCGTCGTGTACCCATGTCTTCCAGAGAGAGGGCCAAGCGCCACGGCGAGTTTCCCTATTACGGTGCCGCAGACGTAGTTGATTACGTAGATGACTATCTATTTGACGGAGTTTACCTATTAGTTGGTGAAGATGGTTCCGTGACGAAACCAAACGGAAAACCTTACCTTCAATACGTAGAGGGCAAGATTTGGGTTAATAATCATGCACACGTATTGCAAGGTAGGGGGCTCGTTAGTACTGAGTGGCTCAGGGTCTACTTCGAGACGTTGGACATCAGTCGGTATGTCACAGGTGCCGTCCAACCGAAGTTAACGAAGGGAAATCTTAACTCATTGAAATTCTTGCTCCCAACGGAGGACCATGGGTTGGCATTCAAAGAAAGTATAGCGCCACTGTTCGATTTGGTTCGTTCAAACGTAAGGGAAAACGCGCTTCTCATTCAAACGCGAGATTACCTCCTGCCTCGTCTTCTTTCCGGAGAGATTGACTTACCTGAGGCCGAGGAAAAAGTAAAAGAGGTGATGTAA
- a CDS encoding HNH endonuclease signature motif containing protein, translating to MNEMAFSAEVIQKVWEKGTIVRGYDATKYRKDQCGAWMRRTEYGDRNSVYGWEIDHITSVAHGGSDAVSNLRPLNWQNNVAKSDGRLKCKITSSGERNVYV from the coding sequence ATGAATGAAATGGCTTTTAGTGCTGAGGTAATTCAGAAGGTCTGGGAAAAAGGAACAATTGTAAGAGGTTACGATGCCACTAAGTACAGAAAGGACCAGTGCGGGGCTTGGATGCGTCGAACTGAGTATGGAGATCGAAACTCGGTATACGGCTGGGAGATTGACCACATTACTTCCGTGGCCCATGGCGGTAGTGACGCAGTGAGTAACCTCCGGCCACTCAACTGGCAGAACAATGTTGCCAAATCAGATGGGCGACTAAAGTGCAAGATAACGTCATCGGGTGAGAGGAACGTTTACGTTTAA
- a CDS encoding type I restriction endonuclease subunit R: MPGGKLYESDFEETTIERLQKQGYQYIPASQLQIRTDLSQVVLWDRLEMFLRHRYPQLPTNAIQALTNLFTDPQGTTWQLRNQRFHEMMVKGVDFGYEVGGETKYIHAYPIDWDNVDSNDFVVVNQLDIVGKMARRPDILIYINGLPLVVFELKSPFKENATVEDAYTQITNYTYDITQLFNYNTFAVIADGAQTLHGMPGAPIDYFTAWKSIDGRTVDNNIANSMRTLVEGLFPKERLLEYIRDFIVFMDDGKQTIKIGAKYHQYFGVLFAVEQAIRATRPEGDRRIGVIWHTQGSGKSISMLFFSAILSRHPDLNNPTIVVQVDRNDLDEQLYKTFVAGFSLVGHVKRADSADDLRDLLKNEAGQIVFSTIEKFRLKDSEAEHPVLSERRNVIVIADEAHRTQYGNEQGGGFAVNLRRALPNASFIGFTGTPISFAGRDTEELFGNVIHTYDMLQAVEDKATVPIYYESRLIPLDVNNEDIDEDFKGIIAEADSGDELDQYKAKWAALEKVVGTKHRLETLAKDILRHFSEKASSKEKAMVVCMSRQICVDLYDELRKLPGCPYIEVIFTGDVSKDPKGWREVQPGSKYAHIKSNDEREEVKAKLKDPEDPLKMVIVRDMWLTGFDAPPVSILYVDKPMKGHNLMQAIARVNRVFPDKTGGIVVDYIGIATALKEATQRYTSGGGRGEPTYDIEQAVEVFYTYLQEVRAFLPGDIDTIGWRVLPKVDREDWLAERINELMGDKAEPFILAQKKLAKAHLLVRHLDEVIERANEILLYDILATQLKKLQGPGQGGRGSTTQGDLEKQITQLVHESVEANEPLDLFKVAGLERPDLSILDEAFLADLQEKKHVDLRLKLLQKLLEDRIVVIFRQNKAVSKSLLELLEKTIAEYHGNVIQAADVIRAMIEIKKKADEEVKKRSDLGLSEEEAAFYDIIQARGMEAFDNKFIADLVHKIVNAMKTKFQPDWTSPHRQEIFSSVQTAVKHVLMREKIKGDQLRFLTEAIVEQAKEQYKNWPLDA, encoded by the coding sequence GTGCCAGGGGGAAAGTTGTACGAGTCGGATTTCGAGGAAACAACAATAGAGCGACTTCAGAAGCAGGGATACCAGTACATCCCGGCAAGTCAACTGCAAATTAGGACCGATCTGTCCCAGGTTGTTCTTTGGGATCGACTGGAGATGTTTCTTCGGCATCGTTACCCCCAACTCCCGACCAATGCAATTCAAGCCCTGACTAACCTCTTCACTGACCCTCAGGGGACCACCTGGCAACTCCGGAATCAGCGCTTTCACGAGATGATGGTCAAAGGTGTCGATTTCGGCTACGAGGTGGGCGGCGAGACAAAGTACATCCATGCGTATCCGATTGACTGGGACAACGTAGATTCCAATGACTTTGTTGTCGTGAACCAACTCGACATCGTCGGGAAGATGGCCCGCCGACCTGACATCCTCATCTACATCAACGGGCTGCCATTGGTCGTCTTCGAGTTGAAAAGCCCGTTCAAGGAAAACGCCACCGTCGAGGATGCGTACACCCAGATCACGAACTATACCTACGACATCACTCAACTGTTCAATTACAACACGTTTGCCGTGATCGCGGATGGGGCTCAAACATTGCATGGCATGCCGGGAGCCCCGATAGATTATTTCACGGCGTGGAAATCCATCGACGGCCGGACGGTGGACAACAACATCGCGAACTCGATGCGGACTCTGGTTGAGGGACTATTCCCGAAGGAACGGCTTCTTGAGTACATCCGGGACTTCATCGTTTTCATGGACGATGGCAAACAAACCATCAAGATTGGCGCCAAGTACCACCAGTACTTCGGTGTCCTATTTGCAGTTGAACAGGCAATTCGTGCCACGAGACCGGAAGGGGACCGGCGAATCGGGGTCATTTGGCACACACAGGGGTCAGGCAAGTCCATTTCCATGCTGTTTTTCTCGGCCATTCTGAGCCGACATCCTGACCTCAACAATCCAACGATTGTGGTCCAGGTTGACCGGAATGACCTGGATGAACAACTCTACAAGACGTTTGTGGCTGGCTTCTCGCTCGTCGGGCATGTCAAAAGAGCCGATTCAGCCGACGACCTGCGCGATCTGTTGAAGAACGAGGCCGGACAGATTGTGTTCTCGACGATTGAGAAGTTCCGACTCAAGGACTCTGAAGCGGAACATCCGGTGTTATCTGAACGCCGGAATGTTATCGTTATCGCGGATGAGGCACACAGGACACAGTATGGTAACGAGCAGGGTGGCGGATTTGCCGTAAACCTGCGTCGGGCTTTACCAAACGCTTCCTTCATTGGCTTTACGGGAACGCCAATTTCCTTCGCTGGTCGGGATACCGAGGAGTTATTCGGCAATGTCATCCATACCTACGATATGTTGCAGGCCGTTGAGGACAAGGCGACTGTACCGATCTACTACGAATCACGGCTTATCCCCCTAGATGTGAACAATGAGGATATTGACGAGGACTTTAAGGGGATCATTGCCGAAGCGGATTCAGGGGACGAGTTGGATCAATACAAGGCGAAATGGGCTGCGCTCGAAAAGGTTGTTGGTACAAAACATAGGTTGGAGACGTTGGCTAAGGACATTCTTAGGCACTTCTCAGAGAAGGCGTCATCAAAAGAGAAAGCCATGGTCGTCTGCATGAGCCGACAGATTTGCGTGGATTTGTACGACGAACTGCGAAAGCTGCCGGGGTGCCCGTACATCGAGGTCATCTTTACCGGCGACGTCTCGAAGGATCCAAAGGGATGGCGTGAAGTACAGCCCGGAAGTAAGTATGCACACATCAAGTCCAACGATGAGCGGGAAGAGGTCAAGGCCAAACTCAAGGATCCGGAAGATCCCCTTAAGATGGTCATTGTCCGCGACATGTGGCTCACGGGATTTGATGCGCCGCCAGTATCTATCCTGTATGTTGACAAGCCGATGAAAGGGCACAACCTCATGCAGGCGATTGCCCGTGTCAACCGTGTGTTTCCGGATAAGACGGGCGGCATCGTAGTAGATTACATCGGGATTGCAACGGCTTTGAAAGAAGCCACACAGCGGTACACAAGTGGCGGCGGGCGTGGCGAGCCGACGTACGACATCGAGCAGGCCGTTGAGGTGTTTTACACCTACCTTCAAGAGGTCCGTGCGTTCCTTCCCGGGGACATAGATACGATTGGCTGGCGCGTATTACCGAAGGTAGATCGTGAGGACTGGCTTGCCGAGCGGATCAACGAGTTGATGGGAGACAAGGCAGAGCCCTTTATACTGGCTCAGAAGAAACTGGCCAAGGCGCACCTCCTGGTTCGACACCTGGACGAGGTGATTGAGCGGGCCAACGAGATTCTGCTTTACGATATTCTCGCAACTCAATTGAAGAAGTTGCAAGGACCAGGTCAAGGTGGACGCGGTTCAACAACACAAGGGGATTTGGAGAAACAGATTACTCAGTTGGTGCATGAGAGTGTGGAGGCGAATGAGCCGCTCGATCTATTCAAAGTGGCAGGGTTGGAGCGTCCTGACCTCAGCATCCTTGATGAGGCGTTCCTTGCTGATTTGCAGGAGAAGAAGCATGTGGACCTCCGGCTGAAACTGCTCCAGAAGTTGCTGGAGGATCGGATTGTGGTCATCTTCCGACAGAACAAGGCCGTATCTAAGTCGTTGCTCGAGTTATTGGAAAAGACGATTGCCGAGTATCACGGTAACGTGATTCAGGCCGCCGATGTCATTCGTGCGATGATCGAGATCAAGAAAAAGGCGGATGAAGAGGTCAAAAAGCGTTCGGACTTGGGACTGTCCGAAGAGGAAGCGGCGTTCTACGACATCATTCAAGCGCGTGGGATGGAGGCGTTTGATAACAAATTCATTGCTGACCTTGTGCACAAGATCGTGAATGCGATGAAGACCAAGTTCCAGCCCGACTGGACCTCGCCCCACAGGCAGGAAATCTTCTCCTCAGTTCAAACCGCTGTGAAGCACGTGCTGATGAGGGAGAAGATCAAGGGGGACCAGTTGCGGTTTTTGACCGAAGCCATTGTTGAGCAGGCCAAGGAGCAATACAAGAACTGGCCGTTGGATGCATAA